DNA sequence from the Calditerricola satsumensis genome:
GCATTTTGGTGGTGGACGATGAAGCGCCCATGCGCGCGCTGCTTCGGCTGTTTCTCGAACAAAACGGGTTTGCCGTTTCCGAGGCGGAAGACGGCCATGCGGCGCTGGCGCGCGCTCGTGCGGAGCAGCCGGATCTTATCCTTCTCGACATCATGTTGCCGGGCCTTGACGGTTGGCAGGTGTGCCGCATGCTGCGCGAGGAAAGCGATGTGCCGATCATCATGCTCACCGCTCGCGACGACGTCCGCGACCGGGTGGCCGGCCTCGATGCGGGAGCGGACGACTACCTGGTGAAACCGTTTGCCGAGGAGGAGCTGATGGCCCGCATTCGCGCCGTGCTGCGCCGCGCCAAAAAAGCTGGTGACCGGCTTAGGGCCGGTCCTTTGGTCGTCGATTTGCGCGCAAGAGAAGCCTCTTGCCACGGGCGACGCCTGGCCTTGACCCCGAAGGAGTTTGACCTTCTTGCGCTGCTCGCGCGCCATCCGGGCCAGGTTTTCGATCGCGAGCAGCTCATTGAACGGGTGTGGGGATGGGATTACGAGGGGGACGTGCGCACGGTGGACACCCACGTCAAAGCGCTGCGGGCGAAACTGGAGGAAGCCGGTTGCATGCGCGACCTGATTGAAACCGTGCGCGGTGTGGGGTACCGCTTTGCCCCCCAAACCGCGCGGCCCGGTGGCGATCGAGCATGATGCGCCTCAAGTTGGCCACCAAGCTGGGACTCTTGCTGTTTGCGCTGCTCAGCCTGCTCTATTTGCTGCTGGTGGCGGTGCTGTATGTGAGCTTCAGCCGTTCGCTGGCGGCCCAGGTGGCGGAGGATTTGCTCCACCGCGGCCACGGCCACGCCGAGGTGCTCGGCCGCCGGTGGGGGGAGGAGGCGCTGCACCATGTGGCCGAGATGGAACGGCAAACCGGTTTGATCGCCGCGGTGGTGGATCGGACGGGAACGGTGCTGGCCCAGTCGGACCCGCTGGCCCCCGAACAGGTTCGGTACCTGAAGGTGGACGCGCGCGCCGCCGTGCACCGGGAAGGGGTTGTTGTGACGCGGAATTGGCGAACAGAGCCGTACATCGTCACATGGTCGCCCGTGTTTCGACATGGCGAATGGGTGGCCACTGTGGTGCTGTTTGAGCCGACGGAACCCCTCCGGCGCGACCTTGCGGCTTTCAAGTGGGCCAGCTGTGTCGCGTTCGCCTTTATGACCGTGCTTTCCCTGGCGCTGACGGCCGTGTTGTCCAAGCGGCTGACCGAACCGCTTCGGGAAATGACCGCCGTGACGTCCGCCATCGCCGAAGGGGATTATTCCCAGCGCGTCGACGTGCGCGGGAGCGACGAAATCGCCTGCTTGGCCGCGTCCATCAACCGGATGGCCGACAGCCTGCAGGCGTACCGCGCGCAGCAGTCGGCCTTTTTGGCCGACGTGTCCCACGAGTTGCGCACGCCGCTGACCTACATTCAAGGGTACAGCGAGGCGCTCAAGAAGGGCTATGGGGACGAGGCCCAGCGCCGGGCGATGGCGGAGACGATCCACCGGGAAGCGAGCCGGCTGACCCGCCTCTTGCAGGACCTGTT
Encoded proteins:
- a CDS encoding response regulator transcription factor, with amino-acid sequence MRILVVDDEAPMRALLRLFLEQNGFAVSEAEDGHAALARARAEQPDLILLDIMLPGLDGWQVCRMLREESDVPIIMLTARDDVRDRVAGLDAGADDYLVKPFAEEELMARIRAVLRRAKKAGDRLRAGPLVVDLRAREASCHGRRLALTPKEFDLLALLARHPGQVFDREQLIERVWGWDYEGDVRTVDTHVKALRAKLEEAGCMRDLIETVRGVGYRFAPQTARPGGDRA
- a CDS encoding HAMP domain-containing sensor histidine kinase; the protein is MMRLKLATKLGLLLFALLSLLYLLLVAVLYVSFSRSLAAQVAEDLLHRGHGHAEVLGRRWGEEALHHVAEMERQTGLIAAVVDRTGTVLAQSDPLAPEQVRYLKVDARAAVHREGVVVTRNWRTEPYIVTWSPVFRHGEWVATVVLFEPTEPLRRDLAAFKWASCVAFAFMTVLSLALTAVLSKRLTEPLREMTAVTSAIAEGDYSQRVDVRGSDEIACLAASINRMADSLQAYRAQQSAFLADVSHELRTPLTYIQGYSEALKKGYGDEAQRRAMAETIHREASRLTRLLQDLFALVRMEEPSFQLHREPVNLGQTVEAVVARMAPAFQDKGIALTVEAAGEPLWVDGDAARLEQVWINLLDNARRHTPAGGRVTVRLFREAGEAVVEVRDTGEGIPPEELPRIWERLYRVEKSRSRTHGGAGLGLAIVKRIVELHGGRVGAESECGKGATFIVRLPLRPA